The genomic interval AGGGGTTCTGACTTCGCCATCCACGTAAATCTGCTTGGCGCGAAATGATGTGACTCGAACGGTGAGCTGCGGCTTGATGAAGATTTTCGACAGCTCCGCATAGACCGCTTGTTGAGCCTGTTCGACGCGAAGACCAGCCACGTGGATTGAGCCTGCGTACGGAAACTGTATGTTTCCGCCGTTGTCGATCACAAAGCCTTGGGCCGGATCGAAAGGTCTTGAATTGTTCTGGTTCTGGTTGCCCAATGCGGCTGCCAATTCGGGATGGTCCCAGACGGTGATCTGCAGTACATCTCCCACGCCGAGCGTGTAGGGGCCAGTTTGTCCCGACAATTCGCGGGTCTGATCCGTGCTCGTCTGATCCGAGGCATCGCGCAGCTTCTTGATCAATGCCGTGTTGATGTCGACGATCGGAATCTGCAGATCCGCTTGCTGACCTTGTGCATTGCTGTTTCCCGTTGGCAAGCTTGCTGATGTAGGCATCCGCATGCCGGGCGCGGCTGCGCATGCCACGAGTCCGTAACAGAATGCGACGCATAAAGCTCTGCGTAAACGCCGACGATATTGACGCCAGACGCCGTATTCAAAAGTTCTCTTCGAATGGCCCATAGAATGAATCCTCGTATTGTTCAATTTTTTGGCGAGCTGGCTGGAGTCGTCGATGTAGCAACTAACTTCGTTAGAGAGACGTGCTAGCCATTGTTCTAGTTATTGCTGCGCCGGAATCGGTTCAAGCAGCCCTAGTACGCGTTTCTATGCGTAAATCCACGTACTACCGTAGCCAAAACAATTTTCATGTCTAGCCCGAAGGACCAATTCCGCAGGTAGTACAGGTCATGCTCGACTCGCTTTTGCATTTTTTCGACGCGGTCTGTTTCTCCGCGGTAGCCGTTCACTTGTGCCCATCCGGTGATCCCGGGTTTGATCCGGTACCGGTGGATGTATCCATCTACAATCGTCCGATAGAGTTCGTCGTGTTCAATGGCATGCGGACGCGGCCCGACTATCGACATATCGCCCCTTAGCACGTTCAGGAATTGGGGCAATTCGTCCAGACTCGTGCGCCGCAAGAAGGCCCCTACTGGCGTGATCCGTGGGTCGTTGCGTGACGCCTGCTTGACGACGCCGGGCTCGGAGGCGTGCATGCGCATCGTCCGAAACTTGTAGATCCTGAAGACCTGCCCGTCGGCTCCCTTTCTCTTTTGTGCGAAAAAGACCGGTCCGGGTGACGACAGCTTGACCGCGACCGCAACGGAAACCATAAGGGGTGCCACGCAGAACAACGCCGCGATTGCAAATAGCCGATCGAAAATCTCTTTCTTTAATAACGCATGCGACGACAAAGGCGACGCAACGAGATTGATAGCCGGCACGCCGATCAGGTCAATAACGCTGCTGTCGAACAGGGCCAGGCTACTTACGTCTGGAAGGAAGCGAATGTTGACCAGGTCGTCACGGAATTCCTGCAAGCAGCGCGAAATCATGCTTTCTTCCGACAGTGGGAGCGCAAGCCAGATTTCCTGAATGCTTTCAGTTCGAACGAAGTCTGAGAACTCAGTGAACTCATCGAAAAGCGGAGTGTTCGAGATAGAACGCTCAACACATGTAAACAGGTCGAATGCCGCTGACACCCGGAAGCCACTCGCCCGTGCTGCCTGGATGCTGCGTACCACCTGCTGACAATGCGAGCCGCGCCCAACCACCGCGACACTGCGCAAATTCAGGCCTGCGTCACGCACGCGGCGCAACAGCGCATACGTCAATGATCTGGAAACGATGAGTGCCGCACCGGTCATGCCCGTCCAATAGGCGAACCAAAGTCGTGATATGAGATCCGTCCGATGCAGGGAGAACATTAGGATCAGCCCGCAACTCTGCGCGACTAGCCACGCGAGGGAGATCTGGCTAATGAGGCGGAGCATGGAACGCCCTCGCCACGATTGATACACGCCGAACACTGGAAACAGCGCCAAAGCGAAAGCTGCGGCAAATGCGATGAAACCTGTATCAACATGATTCCCTGTCAGATCCTCAAAGCGAATCTGTGAAGCTGCAACTGCACCTCCGACAATCAACGAGATGTCGAGGATCCGTGCGAGCAATCCTTGAAAGCCCGTTGACTTCCTGCTCTCATGTGCGGTTGAGATGGCGTTCATGCTATGGCCGTGTCCTATACGCTTTCCAGGCGCACGTGGTGCCCCAGAAAAAATCCGTCTTGTGACAAGATGGATTCTGTTTTTAGTATTCCTCTGTTCTAGGAAATCAGCCTACCGACGACATCGTGGTCTTGCTGAATCCTGAGGGGATGGTTCGGCTGCTCGCTGATCGGCTACGAACAAACTTTCGTACTCCACTGCGAAGGCCCAGCGCGGTCGCAAAAAATGCGGTCGCTTAATGGTCGAAAGTGCGTTGCCGTGCTCGGTGCTTTCCTCTGGCGTGAGCTGCTAGAGAACTGGCCCACCCCGAGCCAGATCGAGCTATTGAAAGAGACACTCATTAACTTTCCCCATTTTCTTTAGCTTGCGTCTTTTGCGCAGCAACAGGGTTAAAGCAGCAAGCATGCCAGGAAGCGATTTTGGTTGGGAAGGTTTGCTGTCTTGCTGCGGAGTCAAGCCTGGCGACGGCTCCGGGTTCGAGCGCCGGGATCGGTAGCGGTCTGCGCCGTCGGTATCGGGGCGGCGTAACGTAACAGCGCGCCGTAACGTCCTGGTTTTGTGTCGGCTCGATAGCGGCTAAAAAAGCCGGCAGTATTGCTGGCGACCTGCGATCTGACTGTTGTTGCGGGGCGCCTTCTTGTGGGGTCCGCTGCGCTACTTCGCGGTTGTACCCGTGCCGCCCGTCACTCGCAATCGCGCCGGGCGCCAGCAAGGTATCGTAAGAGAGTAATGCCGTAAATTGTCTTCAGCAGTCCCGCAGCCCCGGCCTGAGCGTTCGCAATGGCTCGTCACGTTACTTGGCGCGTAACGGCTCGCCCAAGCCGGGAACGGAAGACGGAAGGTGCTGAGCTTGACGTGCGTGGGGCATCGTTTTCGCTTGCGGCGCACGGTAGTCATCGGCCCCAACCAGCGCTCACAGGAATGCTGTTGAATGCGAGCCGGAGTTTTTGCTGCTGTGGATTAACTGGAGTGAAGACGGATGTCGCCGATTTGGAATCTGATCAACATGACACATCCAGATGCCGCGGGTTGTGTTGAAAGAAAGCACGGAGCTGGATCCACCGCGGTGCGAATTCACTCTACATGAGGAAATTGCTTTCCATATCGCATCAATCCCTGCGCATCATCTCCACACTGCCGCGGTATCCAAGGAGCACGAATTTTAGTACCGAGTGGCGTTCTCCTGGTACTGCTTTCCGCCTCAAACCTATCCAGGTCCCCCAGCAAATGCTGGATCTGCGATGCTTGCGTTTCGGTCAACCGGAATTCGCTTTGTATCCGCTGAAGCCGCCTGCGCCAATAAGCCGGCTGCAATACGGGCTCACCGCGAAATGCGCTGAGCGACGGCACCATCACACGCGCCACGTGTGCGATATCTTCATCCATTGTCATGCCATAACCCCGATGACCTCACCATTCATTAGCAGTGGCCTTGTTCTTATGTTGCGGGTGGACTGGATCTATCCTGCCGTGTGAGCCGGTTGCGGCGGCCATCATCCTACAAAGCCGCAATCTTTCGGTCAAGGTTTCTAATGCTCGAGGACGCAAATGCATTTGCTGCGCTGCATGATCTGCTGTTTCTTACGCGCCGGCCAATACGAGCATCGTGTCAGTGAACTGCCTCCACAAAAAAATCGACTCGCTTACGGTTGTCTTGCAATGTGTCCGGTGTCGCCCCTCGCTCGATTGGCGTTAGCGATGAGCAACTCGTAGTTGAGTCGGTTATAGTCAGCAGGCCTTGTGAGGCGTCGACATTGTTTCATCTGAAAAGGTATTGGAACGCAGTCTTTCTCAGACTTCGTTACTCAATCAAACACTCGCGACAACCTCGCAAAGACGCCATTGCGCGCAATCCACGCCGCGTACTCCCGGTACTCCGAATCATTCATCAAATGCTTTTCTTCTGTCTTGGCGCGCAAGAAATAAAGCATATTCACAGCCAGTAGCGCCGCGCAATGCGTCACCGCCGCTCGCCATCCCAGCGGCTCGATAAACGGCACCGTCACCATCCAGTAAGACAGATTTTTCGCGATATAAGCGGGATGCTTGGTAAACCGATAGGGTCCCGAAGTAATGATCCCGCGATTCGTCAAATTCGAAAACCGCAAGCCGAACGAGATAGTCGTAAGCGCATAGCACAGCAGCAAAGCGACAATGACCGCGCCCCACACAACTCGTACAACCGGCATCGAAATAAGCCAGTTGTCCCAGAACACCGAGCCTTCGTAGTGAATGTACTGGTTCGAGATGAGCGACCAGAACGGCTGATAGCAGATCAGTGCGACGAGCCAACCCAACACCGTCGGCTCTGCGCTGCGCACGTGACTGTCGAGTATGCGCAACGTGCAGAGGTAACCCACGGTGCCGAACATCAAGTCCATCGCGAACGACAGGTCGTACATGAATCGGAATGTCGCAAGCGAGAACGGCGCGTTCAGCGCGGTCGTCAACGACGCGTCGAGGTGATCCGCATTGGTGGACAGATAGACGATCATCAACGGAAGGAAGAACGCCTTCACCATCCAGCCCGCCAACATCTCGCGCACTGGGCGCCAGTTCGCGGGACGCTCGCCGCGGAATAGGAAGCGCGCCCATAGCAGGTATGCGTCGTCGGTTTCGCGCTGATGCCGGTCCATCCACGCGAAGTAAAAGGGTGCCGCGATAAGCACATAAGGCGCAAGCGTACCGAGCAGCGACCAGAACGGGTTGTAGAAGGCGCCGTGATATTCAGGCAGCAGCCAGTAAAGCGCGCCGATGCCCGCGTACACCGAGGCCAGAGCCGCGAGGCGCAATTCGACGCGCACAATGCTCAGCGGCCGCACCGCGCGGCTCGCGAGACCGGCGCTCGGGCGCAAATAGACGCGCGCGACGAACAGCTCGTAAGCGGCAATTGTCGCGATGATCGCCAGACAGGCAACGGTGCTGCGCGTCGCGCCATCGAACGAGCTGCTATCGCGCAGCAACCAGAGCGTGAGCAATCCGACGGCGATCCCGAGCAGGCCGATCGAAAAGGGTGTCGCCGAGCGCGGCCGCGGGTCGTGCACGCGCGCGACGGTATCGAAAGTGGAGTTCATGTCATCCCTCGTTGTCATGACATTGAAGGCGGCCGGGCTGTTGATTTTTTTGGTGCCCGGCCGCCGTGCTTGCGTAACGCTTATTTGCCGGCCGCCGCGACGCCGCCGAGCAGTCCGCCGACCAGGTTGGTCACCGGCGCGAGCGGATTCTTGTTACCCGAGCCGCTGCTGCCTGCGGCGCCGGCCGAGCCGCCGGTCAAGCCGCTGATGAGGCCCGTTACCGGATTGCCGGCCGCGCCGCCCGACGAACCGCCGGCGCTAACGCCGCCGGTCACGTTGACCGTCAACGAGCCGATCACGCTGGCGACGGGTGCCAGCGGACCGCCCGCACCCGATGTCCCGCCTGGTGAACCGACCTTGCCGAGAAGGCCGGTAAGCGGCGCGAGGAGGCCGGCCGCGCCGCCGGCGCCACCCGTGCCGCCCGCTGCGCCGCCCAGCGATCCGAGGTTGCCGATCAGGCCGGTCAGCGGCGGGATCGAGACGCCGCCCGAGCCACCCGAGCCGCCTGCGCCGCCGAGGCCGCCGAGCGGCCCAAGTAAGCCCGTGATCGGCGCGAGCGGATTGGTGGTCGCGCCAGTGAACAGCCCGCCCGTAGTCGTCACGGTTTTGCCCAATTGGCTCACGACGCCGCCGACGTCCTTGCCGACCTGATCGCCGGTGGCGCCCGACACTTTCAGGCCCGCCGCGTTGAGTCCGTTGCCGAGCGTGCCGAGCAGGGTGTTGAGCGGTGCGCCGAGACCTGTCGCGTTGCCGAGCGTCTGCGTCGTATTGGAGACGGTGGTGGTGATTGGGTTGATCGCCGAACTCAACTGGGTTTCGATCTGCTGGACTGGCGCGCTGGTGAGCGCGGTATTCAATCCCGAGCCCACTGCCGTGACGCCGCTGCCCACGCCGCCGACGACGCTGCCGAGCGTCGACGTCACCGGGGAAAGCGGCTTCAGCGGGCCGCTGCCCAGACTGTTCACCACGCCGCCCAGCGCGGTCACGGCGGCACCGGTATTGGCGACGACGCCGGAAGTCGAAGTCAGCGTCGGGCCGAGCGGATTGGCCGCGCTGCCGACGGTGCCGAGGCCCGCGGCGGTGCCGTTACCCAGCACCTTTACGCCGTTGCCGAGGTCGGTGATCGCGTTGCCGAGGTTCGAGGTCGTTGCGCCGTTGACGCCGGGAACCGAGGTGCCGGTGATCTTGGTGCCGGTATCGGCGGTGGTCGTGCCGACGGCGGTGATGAGATTGCTGGCCTGAGTGATGATGTTGCCGATGGGGGTGGAGGAGGTGCCTGAAGTACCGGAGGTGCCCGAAGTACCCGAGGTGCCCGAAGTACCCGAGGTGCCCGAAGTACCCGAGGTGCCCGAAGTACCCGAGGTGCCCGAAGTACCCGAGGTGCCCGAAGTACCCGAGGTGCCCGAAGTGCCCGAAGTACCGGAGGTGCCTGAAGTACCCGAGGTGCCCGAAGTACCCGAAGTACCCGAGGTACCCGAGGTACCCGAGGTGCCCGAGGTGCCCGAAGTACCCGAAGTACCCGAAGTACCCGAAGTACCCGAAGTACCCGAAGTACCCGAAGTACCCGAAGTACCCGAAGTACCCGAAGTACCCGAAGTACCCGAAGTACCCGAAGTGCCCGAAGTGCCCGAAGTGCCCGAAGTACCCGAAGTGCCCGAAGTGCCCGAAGTGCCCGAAGTACCGGAGGTGCCCGAAGTACCGGAGGTGCCCGAAGTACCGGAGGTGCCTGAAGTCCCGGAGGTGCCCGAAGTCCCCGAAGTCCCCGAAGTCCCCGAAGTCCCCGAAGTCCCCGACCCCGACGTACCACCCAAACCGCCACCGCCGAGTCCGGGACTTGGGGTGTTAAGCGTTGATCCGCATCCGTACAGCGCGAGTAATGTAGACGTCGCGACAGCGATGGCTGTCCGACCGGCAAATTTTTTCATGATGTCCCCGTTGAACGACTATTGGCGGGGACACTGCTGCAAGTTGCACGCCAAATGTCATTTATGGCGTGATCTTGCTTTCAAAGCGCAGGTATATCGAAAAAATAAAACACAAGAAGAATTTACTCCGACAGAATCCCAATTTCCGTCTCAACGACAAACCCGTGTTCCGCGCGCGTGCTACGTAACGCGAGCGCAGACCGTAACGGTGCGAAACACGCCGCAATCATCGCGCAGCACCTTCGCATAGGAACGGCAAATACCCGCCACAAACCCGCATCAAAACGCAGCCGTATAAATCGCCAGCGCATCCGCCTCGGTCACCGGCCGCGGATTATTCACCAGCAACCGCGTTTGCAACATCGCATCGCTCGCCATCCGCTCGAGCCCGCTTTGCTCGATACCGACGTCACGCAGACGCGCGGGAATCGCCGTCGCTGCAATCATCTGTTCGAGCCGTTCAATCAGGGCTTGCGTCTTGCTCTCGTCGCTGCCGGTAACGCCGGGCACGACTACCTCGGCAAGTTCCGCGTACAACGGCGCCGCCGCATCCGCATTGAACCGCAACACATGCGGCAGCACGAGCGCGTTCGAAAGACCATGCGGCACGTGATAAATGCCGCCGATCGGATACGCGAGCGCATGAACCGCGGCAACCGGCGAATTCGCAAACGCCTGGCCCGCGAAGGTGGCGCCGAGCAGCATCGCCTCACGCGCCGCTCGGTCGTCACCGTTCTCGCAAGCGGGCAGCAGGTTGCGCGAGAGCAGGTCGAGCGCCTTCACCGCAAGCAGGTCGGAAACCGGATTCTTCAGATGCGCGGACGTGTACGCCTCGATGGCATGCACCATCGCATCGACGCCGGTCGCCGCGGTCGCCGCGACGGGCAGGCCAAGCGTGAGTTCGGCGTCGAGAATCGCCAGATCCGCGATCAGTTGCGGCGCGACCACGCCCATCTTCTTCGCTTCACCCACCGTCACGATCGACACGGCCGTGACTTCAGAGCCGGTGCCCGCGGTGGTCGGCATCTGCACGAGCGGCAAACGCGCCACCGTGATCTTGTTGACGCCGTACATCTCGCTGAGCGCCTGCTGTTGCTGCGGCGCGAGCACGGCGATCAGCTTCGCCACATCCATCGATGAACCGCCGCCGAGCCCCAGCACGATTTCCGCGCCGGCAGTCCGGGCACGCGACGTCGCTTCGAGCACGATGTGTTCGGGCGGATCGGCGATCACGTCGTCGATCACGGTGGCGTCCCAGCCATGTGTCGCAAGATCGGCGAGCGCCGGATTCAACAACCCGCTCCTGTGCAGAAAACCATCGGTGACGACGCACACACGCGACAGCGCCGGAAATTGCGCGCGCAACAAAGCGCCGAGACGGCGCGCCGCGCCGAACTCGACGACGAGCGTCGGCACCGTTTGAAACCGGAACGCGTTCATCATGGCGCGTCTCCGGACACCATATGGCTTTCGACTTCGCGCCGCTCGAGCAGTGGAATGATGGTGCCGAACCCGAGCCGCTGGAAATGCTCGGTTTCGCGATGTTCGGCGAGCCCGTCGGCGTCGCTGTAGTTCTCGAGAATTACGAAGTGGT from Paraburkholderia phytofirmans PsJN carries:
- a CDS encoding polysaccharide biosynthesis/export family protein, whose protein sequence is MGHSKRTFEYGVWRQYRRRLRRALCVAFCYGLVACAAAPGMRMPTSASLPTGNSNAQGQQADLQIPIVDINTALIKKLRDASDQTSTDQTRELSGQTGPYTLGVGDVLQITVWDHPELAAALGNQNQNNSRPFDPAQGFVIDNGGNIQFPYAGSIHVAGLRVEQAQQAVYAELSKIFIKPQLTVRVTSFRAKQIYVDGEVRTPGAVPVNDIPLTLYEAINRAGGFSPAADQSRMILVRNGVSYRLNLSKMLESDQNPSGIMLKNGDLLRVVSRDDNGVFVMGEVNKPVTALPMKSGKLTLSDALSQAGSLNTASADAAQLYVIRGSTDSQAEVFHLDAHSPVSMILANQFELQPKDVVYVDGNGLVRFSRVLSLLLPAINAGLTTAIVTK
- a CDS encoding undecaprenyl-phosphate glucose phosphotransferase — encoded protein: MNAISTAHESRKSTGFQGLLARILDISLIVGGAVAASQIRFEDLTGNHVDTGFIAFAAAFALALFPVFGVYQSWRGRSMLRLISQISLAWLVAQSCGLILMFSLHRTDLISRLWFAYWTGMTGAALIVSRSLTYALLRRVRDAGLNLRSVAVVGRGSHCQQVVRSIQAARASGFRVSAAFDLFTCVERSISNTPLFDEFTEFSDFVRTESIQEIWLALPLSEESMISRCLQEFRDDLVNIRFLPDVSSLALFDSSVIDLIGVPAINLVASPLSSHALLKKEIFDRLFAIAALFCVAPLMVSVAVAVKLSSPGPVFFAQKRKGADGQVFRIYKFRTMRMHASEPGVVKQASRNDPRITPVGAFLRRTSLDELPQFLNVLRGDMSIVGPRPHAIEHDELYRTIVDGYIHRYRIKPGITGWAQVNGYRGETDRVEKMQKRVEHDLYYLRNWSFGLDMKIVLATVVRGFTHRNAY
- a CDS encoding isoprenylcysteine carboxylmethyltransferase family protein, which gives rise to MNSTFDTVARVHDPRPRSATPFSIGLLGIAVGLLTLWLLRDSSSFDGATRSTVACLAIIATIAAYELFVARVYLRPSAGLASRAVRPLSIVRVELRLAALASVYAGIGALYWLLPEYHGAFYNPFWSLLGTLAPYVLIAAPFYFAWMDRHQRETDDAYLLWARFLFRGERPANWRPVREMLAGWMVKAFFLPLMIVYLSTNADHLDASLTTALNAPFSLATFRFMYDLSFAMDLMFGTVGYLCTLRILDSHVRSAEPTVLGWLVALICYQPFWSLISNQYIHYEGSVFWDNWLISMPVVRVVWGAVIVALLLCYALTTISFGLRFSNLTNRGIITSGPYRFTKHPAYIAKNLSYWMVTVPFIEPLGWRAAVTHCAALLAVNMLYFLRAKTEEKHLMNDSEYREYAAWIARNGVFARLSRVFD
- a CDS encoding collagen-like triple helix repeat-containing protein, which produces MKKFAGRTAIAVATSTLLALYGCGSTLNTPSPGLGGGGLGGTSGSGTSGTSGTSGTSGTSGTSGTSGTSGTSGTSGTSGTSGTSGTSGTSGTSGTSGTSGTSGTSGTSGTSGTSGTSGTSGTSGTSGTSGTSGTSGTSGTSGTSGTSGTSGTSGTSGTSGTSGTSGTSGTSGTSGTSGTSGTSGTSGTSGTSGTSGTSGTSGTSGTSGTSGTSGTSGTSSTPIGNIITQASNLITAVGTTTADTGTKITGTSVPGVNGATTSNLGNAITDLGNGVKVLGNGTAAGLGTVGSAANPLGPTLTSTSGVVANTGAAVTALGGVVNSLGSGPLKPLSPVTSTLGSVVGGVGSGVTAVGSGLNTALTSAPVQQIETQLSSAINPITTTVSNTTQTLGNATGLGAPLNTLLGTLGNGLNAAGLKVSGATGDQVGKDVGGVVSQLGKTVTTTGGLFTGATTNPLAPITGLLGPLGGLGGAGGSGGSGGVSIPPLTGLIGNLGSLGGAAGGTGGAGGAAGLLAPLTGLLGKVGSPGGTSGAGGPLAPVASVIGSLTVNVTGGVSAGGSSGGAAGNPVTGLISGLTGGSAGAAGSSGSGNKNPLAPVTNLVGGLLGGVAAAGK
- a CDS encoding iron-containing alcohol dehydrogenase; its protein translation is MNAFRFQTVPTLVVEFGAARRLGALLRAQFPALSRVCVVTDGFLHRSGLLNPALADLATHGWDATVIDDVIADPPEHIVLEATSRARTAGAEIVLGLGGGSSMDVAKLIAVLAPQQQQALSEMYGVNKITVARLPLVQMPTTAGTGSEVTAVSIVTVGEAKKMGVVAPQLIADLAILDAELTLGLPVAATAATGVDAMVHAIEAYTSAHLKNPVSDLLAVKALDLLSRNLLPACENGDDRAAREAMLLGATFAGQAFANSPVAAVHALAYPIGGIYHVPHGLSNALVLPHVLRFNADAAAPLYAELAEVVVPGVTGSDESKTQALIERLEQMIAATAIPARLRDVGIEQSGLERMASDAMLQTRLLVNNPRPVTEADALAIYTAAF
- a CDS encoding putative quinol monooxygenase; protein product: MAHAYLQVIAHYFAKPGNGDAIVKPLTELAAATRKEPKNIYYEFFRSPLEPDHFVILENYSDADGLAEHRETEHFQRLGFGTIIPLLERREVESHMVSGDAP